A section of the Clostridiales bacterium genome encodes:
- a CDS encoding YbaB/EbfC family nucleoid-associated protein, with product MANFGRFGGMGNMQQMMRQAKQMQEKMQKAQEEIENSEVEAASGGGAVIVKLNGKKRLLSIQIKPEAVDPDDVEMLEDLIMAAFNEAFDKADELYAQKMGMLGGLI from the coding sequence ATGGCTAATTTTGGCAGGTTTGGCGGAATGGGCAATATGCAGCAGATGATGAGGCAGGCAAAGCAAATGCAAGAAAAAATGCAAAAAGCCCAAGAAGAGATTGAAAATTCCGAAGTTGAAGCCGCCTCGGGCGGCGGAGCTGTTATCGTAAAGCTAAACGGCAAAAAGAGATTGTTATCCATACAGATAAAACCCGAAGCGGTCGATCCCGACGACGTGGAAATGCTGGAAGACTTGATTATGGCGGCCTTTAACGAGGCCTTTGACAAAGCCGACGAGCTTTACGCGCAAAAGATGGGAATGCTGGGCGGATTGATTTGA
- the recR gene encoding recombination protein RecR produces MKSQKLEPLDRLINEFTKLPGVGYKTAQRYAYAVINNMTQEEAGEFAKALMEAKQKIKYCGICGNFSDKDICWICSNRKSDIICVVSEPKDVLAFEKVRDFGGVYHVLHGNISPLQSKGPDDINIKQLIKRVSAGNIKEVILATNPTVEGEATAVYIAKLLKTLGVKTTRLAQGLAAGSDIEYADEVTLTQALNNRKEI; encoded by the coding sequence ATGAAAAGCCAAAAGTTAGAGCCTTTGGACAGGCTGATTAACGAATTTACCAAGTTGCCGGGCGTGGGCTATAAGACGGCACAGCGCTACGCTTACGCCGTAATCAACAATATGACCCAAGAGGAAGCGGGCGAGTTTGCCAAGGCTTTAATGGAAGCCAAGCAAAAAATCAAGTATTGCGGTATTTGCGGCAATTTCTCGGATAAAGATATATGTTGGATATGTTCCAATAGGAAATCGGATATAATTTGCGTGGTAAGCGAGCCAAAAGATGTGCTTGCTTTTGAGAAAGTCAGGGATTTTGGGGGCGTTTATCATGTCTTGCACGGCAACATAAGCCCGTTGCAGTCCAAAGGCCCGGACGACATCAATATAAAACAACTTATAAAAAGAGTAAGCGCGGGCAACATAAAAGAAGTCATTTTGGCGACCAACCCCACGGTGGAAGGCGAGGCTACCGCTGTTTATATAGCCAAGCTTTTGAAAACCTTGGGCGTCAAGACCACGCGCCTGGCGCAAGGCTTAGCGGCGGGAAGCGATATAGAATACGCCGACGAGGTGACCTTGACACAAGCGCTTAACAACCGTAAAGAAATATAA